One region of Chlorobiota bacterium genomic DNA includes:
- a CDS encoding MFS transporter yields MPRSSAWSRDIFAWTLFDFANTGFYVVMISVVFPTFFNDVIAGGDEAYWGRAISASMLITALIGPLLGSMADATNRKKLYLGLFTTACIVATAAAYGTGPGTLALAFCLLIVANVGFEGGTIFYDAFLPEITTPENYSRVSGYGFAMGYLGSLVILAMILPILSAEGRTVDDVRLTFIIAAGFFAIFSLPLFLRLKEHRRTMPDGGPLLVVGYQRLRQTFTQIRNYQGVKRFLLAFFVYNDSILTVIAFASIYGKESLKMELSELILFFMVVQITALIGSLVFGRITATIGARQSIIITLVIWLGITIAAFLVDSKTGFFVIGGVAGIALGSSQSCSRTLMALLTPADKKTEFFGFYDGFFGKASATLGPLIYGEAASAYGQRPAMLVVGVLFLLGIGLMFRVPDARPQLAESAS; encoded by the coding sequence ATGCCCCGTTCATCGGCTTGGTCACGCGACATTTTTGCTTGGACACTGTTCGACTTTGCCAACACTGGCTTTTACGTGGTGATGATCAGCGTCGTCTTCCCGACGTTTTTCAACGACGTAATTGCCGGCGGCGATGAAGCCTACTGGGGGCGCGCCATCAGTGCCTCGATGCTGATTACCGCGCTGATTGGCCCGCTGCTTGGCTCCATGGCCGACGCCACCAACCGGAAGAAACTCTATCTGGGCCTGTTCACCACGGCTTGCATTGTTGCCACGGCGGCAGCGTACGGAACCGGCCCGGGCACGCTGGCGCTGGCGTTCTGCCTGCTGATTGTGGCGAACGTTGGGTTCGAAGGGGGAACGATTTTCTACGATGCCTTCCTGCCGGAAATCACCACTCCAGAAAACTACAGCCGGGTGTCGGGATACGGGTTCGCCATGGGGTATCTTGGCTCGCTGGTGATTCTGGCGATGATCCTCCCGATCCTGAGCGCCGAGGGCCGCACGGTTGACGACGTGCGGCTGACGTTCATCATCGCTGCCGGGTTCTTTGCAATCTTCTCCCTTCCCCTTTTCCTTCGGCTGAAGGAGCATCGCCGCACCATGCCGGATGGAGGCCCCTTGCTGGTTGTTGGATACCAGCGGCTGCGCCAGACGTTCACGCAGATCCGCAACTACCAGGGGGTGAAGCGGTTTCTGCTGGCCTTCTTTGTGTACAACGACAGTATCCTGACGGTGATCGCCTTTGCCTCAATTTATGGGAAGGAATCGCTGAAGATGGAGTTGTCGGAACTGATTCTGTTTTTCATGGTGGTCCAGATCACCGCGCTGATTGGATCGCTGGTGTTTGGGCGCATCACCGCCACGATTGGGGCGCGGCAATCCATCATTATCACGCTGGTCATCTGGCTGGGGATCACCATCGCAGCGTTTTTGGTGGACTCCAAAACTGGATTTTTTGTGATTGGCGGCGTGGCGGGCATCGCGCTCGGTTCGTCGCAATCGTGCAGCCGAACGCTGATGGCACTGCTTACCCCCGCCGATAAGAAGACGGAGTTTTTCGGCTTCTACGATGGCTTCTTCGGGAAAGCATCGGCCACGCTTGGCCCGCTGATTTATGGCGAAGCTGCATCGGCCTACGGCCAACGCCCGGCAATGCTGGTTGTTGGGGTGCTGTTTCTGCTGGGCATTGGGCTAATGTTCCGCGTGCCGGATGCGCGCCCCCAGCTTGCCGAATCGGCATCGTAA
- the sulP gene encoding sulfate permease: MQWLTSVFYPKLLSVLKEGYTRDQFLKDISAGTIVGIVALPLAIAFAIASGVSPEKGLITAIVAGFLISVLGGSRVQIGGPTGAFVIIISGIIEKYGADGLAVAGVLAGIILIIMGFARFGAVIKFIPHPVIVGFTSGIALIIFSTQVKDLLGLTIADVPADFLEKWSVYIQKISTINWDSTGIALGSLAVLIVWPKITHRIPGPLVVLLAATAAVHLFNLNVETIGSKFGSVPSTIPVPSLPAIDFNTIRTLFNPALTIALLAAIESLLSAVVADGMTGRKHRSNTELIAQGIANIASPLFGGIPATGAIARTATNIRNGGRTPFAGMTHAVVLLLIMLFFGQQATLIPLPCLAAILTVVAYNMSEWRSFRSILKSPRSDVIVLMLTFTLTVLLDLSIAIEVGMVLAVFLFMRRMTLVTNVGIITRELRDDDEVEEQATYALQKKLPPGVAIYEINGPLFFGASFKFEEAMNVVESDLAVRVIRMRHVPAIDATGLHAIQEVYQMMKRRGVSVVIAEIHAQPLIAFEKAGLHTIIGEENIQPTMEATLQRVQQILSEKQSKV; encoded by the coding sequence ATGCAGTGGCTAACATCGGTTTTTTATCCAAAACTCCTTTCCGTCCTGAAAGAAGGGTACACCCGTGATCAATTTCTAAAGGATATCAGTGCGGGCACTATTGTTGGCATTGTTGCCTTACCCCTTGCAATCGCATTTGCTATTGCAAGCGGAGTCTCGCCGGAAAAAGGGTTAATTACCGCAATCGTTGCCGGATTTTTGATCTCTGTCTTAGGTGGAAGCCGTGTACAGATCGGTGGCCCCACCGGGGCATTCGTTATTATTATCTCCGGTATTATTGAAAAGTATGGGGCGGATGGGCTTGCTGTTGCTGGGGTTCTGGCCGGGATAATCTTAATTATCATGGGGTTCGCTCGATTTGGTGCCGTAATTAAATTTATTCCTCATCCGGTTATCGTCGGCTTCACAAGCGGGATTGCGCTCATTATATTTTCAACGCAGGTTAAAGACCTGTTAGGATTAACAATTGCCGATGTCCCTGCAGATTTTCTAGAGAAATGGAGTGTCTATATTCAAAAAATTTCCACAATTAATTGGGATTCAACAGGTATCGCTCTTGGATCGCTGGCAGTCTTGATTGTATGGCCTAAAATCACTCACCGCATCCCGGGACCGCTGGTAGTGCTACTTGCCGCAACGGCCGCAGTGCACCTATTTAATCTCAATGTTGAGACAATAGGATCCAAGTTCGGATCGGTGCCATCTACTATTCCTGTACCTTCGCTTCCTGCCATAGACTTTAATACAATCCGCACGCTATTTAACCCAGCATTAACTATCGCCTTGCTTGCGGCAATCGAGTCGTTGCTATCGGCAGTGGTGGCCGATGGAATGACTGGAAGGAAACATCGTTCAAATACTGAGTTGATCGCCCAAGGGATCGCCAATATTGCCAGCCCGTTATTCGGTGGTATTCCAGCCACAGGAGCAATTGCGCGAACAGCAACAAATATCCGAAATGGAGGGCGCACCCCATTTGCAGGGATGACGCATGCAGTGGTTCTGCTGCTTATTATGCTCTTCTTTGGTCAACAGGCTACCCTAATTCCATTGCCGTGCCTTGCTGCCATTCTAACCGTGGTGGCCTATAATATGAGTGAGTGGCGTTCATTCCGTTCAATCCTTAAAAGCCCACGAAGTGATGTTATTGTGCTGATGCTCACGTTTACGCTGACAGTACTGCTAGACCTATCCATAGCAATTGAAGTCGGAATGGTCTTAGCTGTTTTTCTATTCATGAGGCGCATGACCTTGGTCACGAATGTTGGTATTATTACTCGAGAACTGCGTGATGATGATGAGGTAGAGGAGCAAGCTACATATGCCCTGCAAAAAAAGCTCCCTCCGGGTGTGGCTATCTATGAAATTAATGGACCTCTATTCTTTGGTGCTTCATTTAAATTCGAGGAGGCGATGAATGTTGTGGAGTCGGACTTGGCGGTTCGGGTGATACGTATGCGCCACGTCCCAGCTATTGATGCAACAGGGCTTCATGCTATTCAAGAAGTATATCAGATGATGAAACGCCGTGGTGTGTCTGTTGTAATTGCGGAGATACATGCTCAGCCATTAATCGCTTTCGAGAAGGCAGGCCTGCATACAATCATTGGAGAGGAGAATATCCAGCCGACCATGGAAGCGACTTTACAACGGGTACAACAAATACTATCGGAAAAACAGTCTAAAGTATAA
- a CDS encoding nucleotidyltransferase family protein, whose protein sequence is MNALLLAAGLGTRLRPITDTLTKCLIPIHGKPLLEWWMDLLERHGVRRVLVNIHHLPDQVRAFAAAYRGGVQITLVHEEHLLGSAGTIHANQEFLREEEQFFILYADNLTNVDLTALKNFNQRYPTPLTVGLFRPENPRACGIAELGAEGIIVGFEEKPQHPRGELASAGVFVGRPELLDYLNPAFPPPFDFGGHVMPRLIGTMNGMEISGYLRDIGTHESLQRAEKEWEGINSMA, encoded by the coding sequence ATGAATGCTCTTCTTCTTGCTGCTGGGTTGGGGACGCGGCTTCGGCCCATCACCGACACCCTTACCAAATGCTTGATTCCCATTCACGGGAAGCCATTGCTGGAGTGGTGGATGGACCTTCTGGAACGCCACGGAGTGCGCCGCGTTTTGGTCAATATCCATCACCTCCCCGATCAGGTTCGTGCCTTTGCTGCGGCATATCGGGGGGGCGTGCAGATCACCCTTGTGCACGAGGAACACCTGCTGGGAAGTGCCGGAACAATCCACGCTAACCAGGAATTCCTGCGTGAGGAAGAGCAGTTCTTTATTCTGTACGCCGATAATTTGACCAACGTTGATTTAACGGCACTGAAAAACTTTAATCAACGCTATCCGACTCCGCTTACCGTTGGGCTGTTTCGCCCAGAAAACCCACGCGCTTGCGGAATTGCCGAACTTGGTGCAGAAGGAATAATTGTGGGCTTTGAAGAAAAACCGCAGCACCCACGTGGCGAATTAGCCTCGGCAGGGGTGTTCGTTGGGCGGCCAGAATTGCTGGATTATTTGAATCCGGCATTCCCGCCGCCATTCGATTTTGGTGGCCACGTGATGCCACGATTAATCGGCACGATGAACGGCATGGAAATCAGCGGCTACCTGCGCGACATCGGAACCCACGAGAGTTTGCAGCGGGCGGAAAAAGAGTGGGAAGGGATAAACAGCATGGCGTAA
- a CDS encoding SIS domain-containing protein, with translation MNFSDYLAYTQRALESVDQAQINQFVETIFDAYQRRAMVFVIGNGGSAANASHLAQDLAKGTCPDLASDRRIRAISLTDNVAFISALGNDEGYEQIFVQQLRTFCHPGDVLIAISGSGNSPNILRAIEYANQNGITTIGVTGFGGGKLMEMVHQRVHVPLNDMCTAESIHSVIFHYVILQLQERIKESVS, from the coding sequence ATGAATTTTTCCGATTATCTGGCCTACACCCAGCGCGCGCTGGAATCTGTGGACCAAGCGCAGATTAACCAGTTTGTTGAAACCATCTTCGATGCCTACCAACGCCGGGCAATGGTGTTTGTGATTGGCAACGGTGGATCCGCAGCCAACGCCAGCCACCTTGCGCAGGACCTTGCCAAAGGGACCTGCCCCGATCTGGCCAGCGACCGCCGCATTCGCGCCATTTCCCTTACCGACAACGTGGCATTTATTTCCGCGTTAGGGAACGATGAGGGGTACGAGCAGATTTTTGTTCAGCAATTACGGACCTTCTGCCACCCGGGTGACGTGCTGATTGCAATTTCCGGCAGCGGCAACAGCCCGAATATTCTTCGCGCAATTGAGTACGCCAACCAAAATGGAATTACAACGATTGGGGTAACGGGGTTTGGCGGCGGAAAGTTGATGGAGATGGTGCACCAGCGTGTCCACGTCCCCTTGAACGACATGTGCACCGCCGAAAGCATCCACTCCGTAATCTTCCACTATGTGATTTTGCAGCTACAGGAAAGGATCAAAGAATCAGTGTCCTGA
- a CDS encoding thiamine pyrophosphate-dependent dehydrogenase E1 component subunit alpha produces MLLIRQTEQRFLDLFAQGKLSGTVHTCIGQEASAVAVVNALDRQRDVIFSNHRAHGHFLAYCGDVEGLLAEVLGREGGVCGGIGGTQHLHTRNLYTNGIQGGIAPCAVGAALAEKMNGTGAIATVFLGDGTMGQGAVYESMNIAALWGLPLLFVLEDNGIAQSTPASQEHAGDLATRATTFGIQTFTADSFDPLSLHATATAAVALVRQQQCPAFLVVKCYRLGPHSKGDDTRSSEEIAAIGQRDPLRQLELQLGPEQRQDIQQSVQGRVQAAVEWALQSPLATVAINKEGE; encoded by the coding sequence ATGCTTCTGATTCGCCAAACCGAGCAGCGATTTCTTGACTTGTTCGCCCAGGGGAAGCTGAGCGGAACCGTGCATACTTGCATTGGCCAAGAAGCGTCGGCGGTGGCGGTGGTGAACGCCCTGGACCGCCAGCGCGATGTGATCTTCAGCAACCACCGCGCCCATGGCCATTTCCTTGCGTACTGCGGCGATGTTGAAGGCTTGTTGGCGGAAGTGTTGGGGCGCGAAGGAGGGGTGTGTGGTGGAATTGGCGGAACCCAGCATCTGCACACGCGGAACCTGTACACCAACGGCATTCAGGGGGGAATTGCCCCGTGCGCGGTGGGGGCCGCACTTGCCGAAAAAATGAATGGCACTGGGGCAATCGCTACGGTGTTTTTGGGGGATGGGACCATGGGGCAAGGGGCCGTCTATGAAAGCATGAATATCGCCGCGCTGTGGGGGCTTCCGCTGCTGTTTGTGCTGGAGGATAATGGCATTGCCCAAAGCACCCCGGCATCGCAAGAGCACGCTGGCGATTTGGCCACCCGCGCTACCACATTTGGCATTCAGACGTTTACCGCCGATTCTTTCGACCCCCTTTCACTTCATGCTACTGCCACAGCGGCGGTTGCCCTGGTGCGCCAGCAGCAATGCCCCGCTTTTCTTGTGGTGAAGTGCTATCGGCTTGGTCCCCACAGCAAAGGGGACGACACCCGCTCCTCCGAAGAAATTGCCGCCATCGGGCAGCGCGACCCGCTTCGCCAACTTGAACTTCAGCTTGGCCCGGAGCAACGGCAGGATATCCAGCAATCGGTTCAGGGGCGCGTTCAGGCGGCGGTGGAGTGGGCGCTGCAAAGCCCGTTGGCAACAGTGGCAATCAACAAGGAGGGGGAATGA
- a CDS encoding Gfo/Idh/MocA family oxidoreductase: MKINVGVIGCGYWGPNLVRNFNSLPNAIVQTVSDTRPGRLEFIRQQYPEIHTTLEFQEILDNPAIHAVAIATPVATHAELATLALKAGKHVFVEKPLTSIAADAWNLVELAKSLNKVLAVGHVFQFAPGVRKLHQEISAGKVGKVFHISSNRINPGPPGTTVDVVWDLCPHDLSIILHLANEMPVEVSAVGHSYQWEGLVDNAHISMTFPSGTTAHIHVSWLSANKSRLLQVFAQHGTLVYDEMLALDGKVKFFSNPVDNRIGAKDSDAQQLFYSAGEISVLPLEQHEPLRMECDSFIQAILHGRSLPNNGAMGAKVVELLSLISSSISAQSTIIR; the protein is encoded by the coding sequence TTGAAGATCAACGTTGGTGTAATTGGGTGTGGGTATTGGGGGCCGAACCTTGTACGCAACTTTAACAGCTTGCCGAATGCAATTGTCCAAACGGTAAGCGATACCCGCCCCGGACGGCTTGAATTTATTCGCCAGCAATATCCAGAAATCCATACAACGCTGGAATTTCAAGAGATTCTGGATAACCCCGCAATTCATGCCGTTGCCATTGCAACTCCAGTTGCAACCCATGCCGAGCTTGCCACGCTGGCGTTGAAAGCCGGAAAACATGTGTTCGTTGAAAAACCCCTGACCTCCATAGCTGCCGATGCCTGGAACCTTGTTGAGTTAGCGAAATCCCTCAATAAAGTGCTTGCTGTTGGCCATGTTTTTCAGTTTGCGCCGGGCGTAAGGAAATTGCACCAAGAAATTAGCGCTGGCAAAGTTGGAAAAGTCTTTCATATTTCTTCCAACAGAATTAACCCGGGACCGCCAGGAACCACTGTGGATGTGGTGTGGGATTTATGCCCGCACGACCTCTCAATTATTCTTCATTTAGCCAACGAAATGCCGGTTGAAGTCTCAGCAGTTGGCCATAGCTATCAATGGGAAGGATTGGTGGATAATGCCCATATCAGCATGACGTTCCCAAGCGGAACCACGGCGCATATCCATGTTAGTTGGCTATCGGCCAATAAAAGCCGCCTGCTTCAAGTGTTCGCCCAGCATGGCACGTTAGTTTATGATGAAATGCTGGCATTGGATGGCAAAGTGAAATTCTTCAGCAACCCCGTTGATAACCGGATCGGTGCAAAAGATTCCGACGCGCAACAATTGTTTTATTCAGCCGGCGAAATCTCTGTGCTGCCGCTGGAACAGCATGAACCATTGAGGATGGAGTGTGATAGCTTTATCCAAGCAATCCTGCATGGCCGCTCGCTGCCAAACAACGGAGCAATGGGGGCAAAGGTTGTGGAGTTATTATCGCTGATCTCCTCCTCGATCTCCGCCCAATCCACAATTATTCGATAA
- a CDS encoding alpha-ketoacid dehydrogenase subunit beta — protein MSQELTNLESLRNALHDAMGDDPSVVVFGEDILDPYGGAFKVTKGLSTAFPNRVLTTPICEGAIVGMANGLALRGMRPVAELMFGDFITLAADQLINHAAKFPAMYNGAVALPLVVRTPMGGGRGYGPTHSQSLERMFCGVPHLTVVAPTLFHDAGKMLRTAIASDGPVLFIENKLLYPLRQQRSSTDSIRHEILDPEAEYPTVRLRNFGDAGAPDVTLIANGGVSRFLPSLLERLRHEEIRLQAVLPGSLSPLPATALLAAAAADSGRVVIAEEGVATNGWGAELATRIYESCMGKLACPILRLGALPTVIPAAKHLEDEILLSETTILNAILKVLS, from the coding sequence ATGAGTCAGGAGCTTACCAACCTTGAGTCGCTTCGGAACGCGCTGCATGATGCAATGGGCGATGACCCCTCGGTTGTGGTGTTTGGGGAGGATATTCTGGACCCCTACGGAGGGGCATTCAAGGTAACGAAGGGGCTTTCCACGGCGTTCCCCAACCGCGTTCTCACAACGCCGATTTGCGAGGGGGCGATTGTTGGAATGGCCAACGGTTTGGCGCTGCGCGGCATGCGCCCCGTGGCCGAGCTGATGTTTGGCGATTTCATCACCCTTGCTGCCGACCAGCTTATCAACCACGCGGCAAAATTCCCAGCGATGTACAATGGCGCGGTGGCGCTGCCGCTGGTTGTCCGCACGCCGATGGGCGGGGGGCGGGGGTATGGACCAACCCACAGCCAGTCGCTGGAACGAATGTTTTGCGGCGTGCCACACCTTACGGTTGTTGCCCCAACGCTCTTTCACGACGCGGGGAAGATGCTCCGCACGGCGATTGCTTCCGATGGGCCAGTGCTGTTTATCGAGAACAAACTGCTCTATCCGCTACGCCAGCAGCGGTCCTCGACCGACAGCATCCGCCATGAAATTCTGGACCCCGAAGCGGAGTATCCCACCGTTCGGCTGCGCAACTTCGGCGATGCCGGCGCGCCGGACGTTACGTTAATCGCCAACGGAGGAGTAAGCCGCTTCCTTCCATCACTGCTGGAGCGGCTGCGCCATGAGGAAATTCGCCTGCAAGCGGTGCTGCCTGGAAGCCTTAGCCCGCTTCCTGCAACCGCGCTGTTGGCCGCCGCCGCTGCCGATTCCGGGCGGGTAGTGATTGCCGAGGAAGGCGTTGCTACCAACGGATGGGGGGCCGAGCTTGCCACACGCATCTATGAATCATGCATGGGGAAGCTGGCTTGCCCGATACTCCGTTTGGGGGCGTTGCCAACCGTGATCCCCGCCGCAAAACATCTGGAAGATGAAATTCTCCTTTCCGAAACAACAATCCTGAACGCAATCCTGAAGGTTCTTTCGTGA
- a CDS encoding phosphate ABC transporter substrate-binding protein produces MALMAMGCGGAEKKEGKAESKKQVITQKGSDTMILLGQQWAEKFGAANPDIQVQVTGGGSGTGISSLINGTTDLCNSSRPMKDQEKEQIKQKFGADPVEIPVAKDALSVYVNEGSKVQSLTLEQLYGIYTGKVTNWKDVGGADAKIILYGRENSSGTYEYFKEHVLKKEDFAPETQTLSGTAAVVNAVSKDPNGIGYGGAAFSKGIREISIAGTDGTPVAPTKENVYSGTYPLARSLYIYLRQQPTGQIKQYLDWILGPEGQAIVTNVGYYPIKQ; encoded by the coding sequence ATGGCCCTGATGGCAATGGGTTGCGGCGGGGCCGAAAAGAAAGAGGGCAAAGCAGAGTCGAAGAAGCAAGTAATCACCCAAAAAGGGTCCGACACCATGATCCTGCTGGGCCAGCAATGGGCCGAGAAATTTGGCGCAGCCAATCCCGACATCCAGGTGCAAGTTACCGGCGGCGGATCGGGAACCGGCATCAGCTCGCTGATTAACGGAACCACCGACCTTTGCAACTCATCCCGCCCAATGAAGGACCAGGAGAAGGAGCAGATCAAGCAGAAATTTGGTGCCGATCCGGTGGAGATTCCGGTGGCGAAGGACGCGCTGTCGGTGTATGTGAACGAAGGGAGCAAGGTCCAATCGCTGACGTTGGAACAGCTGTACGGCATTTACACGGGGAAGGTCACCAACTGGAAAGACGTTGGCGGAGCGGATGCCAAGATCATCCTGTATGGCCGCGAGAACAGCTCAGGGACGTATGAATATTTCAAGGAGCACGTCCTGAAGAAAGAGGACTTTGCGCCAGAAACGCAGACGCTTTCCGGAACCGCTGCGGTGGTGAACGCCGTCAGCAAGGACCCGAACGGGATTGGCTACGGCGGCGCGGCGTTCAGCAAAGGGATTCGCGAGATCAGCATTGCCGGCACCGACGGAACCCCGGTGGCTCCAACAAAGGAGAACGTCTATTCCGGGACCTACCCGTTGGCGCGGAGCCTTTACATCTACCTGCGCCAGCAGCCAACCGGCCAGATCAAACAATACCTTGATTGGATTCTTGGGCCGGAAGGGCAAGCCATTGTCACGAACGTTGGCTACTACCCAATCAAGCAGTAA
- the hemC gene encoding hydroxymethylbilane synthase yields the protein MSLIIGTRGSALALWQAHAVQGMLQSRYPELDVRIEIIHTTGDAILDKPLSNIGDKGLFTKELEVALLDGRIHLAVHSLKDLPTKLPDGLMLAAVTERERPEDALVAPAGTTIETLPHGGTVATGSLRRRSQLLRLRPDLNVVDVRGNVQTRLEKYRTNGWDGMILAYAGLHRLGLAEQIAQIIPTQQMIPAVGQAALGLETRADDATTLALLREIEHPSTRTCTDAERALLRTLEGGCQTPIAGHATLAGDQLTLHAMIASLDGRTIITRHASAPVANAEELGTQLAKELLELGGKEILEGVRS from the coding sequence ATGTCACTGATTATCGGAACTCGTGGAAGCGCGCTGGCACTGTGGCAGGCGCACGCCGTGCAGGGGATGCTGCAATCGCGGTATCCAGAACTTGATGTTCGGATAGAGATCATCCACACCACCGGGGATGCCATTCTGGACAAGCCGCTTAGCAACATCGGCGATAAAGGATTGTTCACCAAGGAGTTGGAGGTTGCCCTGTTAGATGGCCGAATCCACCTTGCCGTCCACTCGCTGAAGGACCTCCCCACAAAACTTCCCGACGGGCTGATGCTGGCCGCCGTCACCGAACGTGAGCGGCCCGAGGACGCGCTGGTTGCCCCCGCCGGAACCACCATCGAAACGCTGCCGCACGGCGGAACGGTTGCCACCGGATCGCTCCGGCGGCGGTCGCAACTGCTGCGGTTGCGCCCCGATCTGAACGTGGTTGACGTGCGCGGCAACGTGCAAACGCGGTTGGAGAAATACCGCACGAACGGGTGGGATGGGATGATCCTTGCCTACGCCGGATTGCACCGGCTGGGGTTGGCCGAACAGATTGCCCAGATTATCCCCACCCAGCAGATGATCCCCGCCGTTGGCCAGGCCGCGCTTGGCCTTGAAACCCGCGCCGACGACGCAACCACGCTTGCCCTGCTTCGCGAAATCGAACACCCCTCCACCCGAACCTGCACCGATGCCGAGCGCGCACTGCTCCGCACGTTGGAAGGTGGCTGCCAAACGCCGATTGCCGGGCACGCAACGCTTGCTGGGGACCAACTTACCCTGCACGCCATGATTGCATCGTTGGACGGGCGCACCATCATCACCCGCCACGCAAGCGCCCCCGTCGCCAACGCCGAAGAGCTTGGAACCCAACTGGCCAAAGAATTATTGGAGCTTGGAGGAAAAGAAATTTTGGAGGGTGTGAGAAGCTGA
- a CDS encoding GHMP kinase, which produces MLITQTPLRISIAGGGCDLPDYYTKHGGYVVSTAIDKFIYVIVKARYDDKIYVDYSKKEIVDSIDEIQHDLVREAARLTGMPPGFEVAMMADIPSEGSGLGSSSSLTVGLLNAFYQYQGEQVGAERLAQEACRIEIEILGRPIGKQDQYIAAYGGLCAFEFRMDGSVGVERIAISPSAKRRFGSNILLFFTNIVRQASSILTEQRDRIIDTIEAHDQIKALAFQTRQALYAGSFDDIGEILDRNWQLKKGLASGVTNPEIDSMYQSSMEGGALGGKISGAGGGGFLMTYCRRPDQDNLREALSRYREMPFMLESHGSKVMFNQERYSWK; this is translated from the coding sequence ATGCTCATAACACAAACTCCGCTTCGGATCAGCATTGCTGGCGGCGGTTGCGACCTTCCCGATTATTACACCAAGCACGGCGGCTACGTTGTCTCGACGGCGATTGATAAATTCATTTATGTGATCGTGAAAGCCCGCTACGATGACAAGATTTATGTGGATTATTCAAAAAAGGAGATCGTTGATTCGATTGATGAAATCCAGCATGACCTTGTCCGCGAGGCGGCGCGGCTAACGGGAATGCCGCCAGGTTTTGAAGTTGCCATGATGGCCGATATTCCATCGGAAGGTTCCGGCTTGGGGTCGTCCTCCAGCTTAACCGTTGGCTTGCTCAATGCTTTCTACCAATATCAAGGCGAGCAAGTCGGGGCCGAGCGGCTGGCGCAGGAGGCTTGCAGAATTGAGATTGAGATATTAGGCCGCCCGATAGGAAAGCAAGATCAATACATTGCCGCCTACGGTGGGTTGTGCGCCTTTGAATTCCGGATGGATGGTTCGGTCGGTGTTGAGCGGATTGCAATTTCACCTTCCGCCAAGCGGAGATTCGGAAGCAATATCCTTCTATTTTTTACCAACATCGTCCGCCAGGCATCCAGTATTCTTACCGAGCAGCGCGACCGGATTATTGACACAATCGAAGCGCACGACCAAATTAAAGCGTTGGCATTCCAGACGCGCCAAGCCTTGTACGCCGGTTCGTTCGATGACATTGGGGAAATTCTGGACCGCAATTGGCAGCTGAAAAAAGGCTTAGCCAGCGGTGTCACCAATCCCGAAATTGATTCCATGTACCAATCTTCCATGGAGGGGGGCGCATTGGGTGGGAAAATTTCCGGGGCAGGAGGGGGCGGGTTTTTAATGACCTACTGCCGCCGCCCCGATCAAGATAATTTACGCGAAGCCCTTTCCAGATACCGCGAAATGCCGTTCATGTTGGAATCGCACGGCAGCAAAGTGATGTTCAACCAAGAACGGTACAGCTGGAAGTAA
- a CDS encoding FkbM family methyltransferase: protein MYLPTIVRTVENWWPFLKLYIGFDEQCRTFRLRNGLAITLNQAVESENIATTFIKKEYGDVPNGAVVIDIGASIGDFALLAARQGKQTRVIAVEPMPATVELLERNIRQNNAGGQVTIIPGAVAGATGTQMLMVSDSALSHTLVAGVYQAVDQIPIQCFSLEDLMDQHQVHHCDILKMDCEGAEYEIMYNAAEETLKKIKEIRFEYHPLPSATLHPIHQLVQHLHGLGFRIVNGTTKERNAVIWMRQE, encoded by the coding sequence ATGTATCTTCCCACAATTGTGCGGACGGTGGAAAATTGGTGGCCTTTCTTAAAACTCTATATCGGTTTTGATGAACAATGCCGGACGTTTCGGTTACGGAACGGGCTTGCTATTACGTTGAACCAGGCCGTTGAATCAGAAAATATCGCCACTACGTTTATTAAAAAAGAATATGGCGATGTCCCCAATGGCGCGGTGGTGATTGACATCGGCGCAAGCATCGGCGATTTTGCGCTGCTTGCTGCGCGGCAGGGGAAGCAAACCCGCGTTATTGCCGTCGAGCCGATGCCCGCAACGGTGGAATTGCTGGAGCGGAATATCCGCCAGAATAATGCCGGTGGCCAGGTCACGATAATCCCCGGCGCAGTTGCCGGGGCCACTGGCACGCAAATGCTGATGGTTTCCGATTCCGCACTTTCGCATACGTTGGTGGCGGGCGTTTATCAGGCTGTGGACCAAATTCCCATTCAATGTTTTTCTCTTGAGGATTTGATGGATCAGCATCAGGTTCATCACTGTGATATCTTAAAAATGGATTGCGAAGGTGCGGAGTATGAGATCATGTATAATGCCGCCGAGGAGACACTGAAAAAAATCAAAGAAATTCGGTTTGAATATCACCCGCTTCCTTCGGCGACGCTTCACCCCATCCATCAATTAGTCCAGCATTTGCATGGCCTGGGATTCCGCATTGTGAATGGAACAACCAAGGAGCGAAACGCTGTAATTTGGATGCGCCAAGAATGA